From Nitrososphaerales archaeon:
AACATGATCGCCAATCTCCCAGTCTCTGCACCCTCCGTTCCACCACTCACTGGTGCATCACAGAGCTTCACATTCTTCTTCCTTAAGGCTTCATCACACTCTTTATAAACCGTTGGTCCGATTGTACTTAGGTCGATCACAATAGAACCCTCTTTTATACCGTATAAAACTCCATTCTCTCCTAACAAAACATCTTTTACCACTTCACCATTCGGTAGGCTCATTATAACGATATCCGAATTCTCTGCAACCTCCTTTGGATTATTACATGCTCGTGCTCCTAACGTTGCTAAGCTCTGCACCCTCTCTTCGATTATGTCATAAGCGTAAAGTTCGTAACCGGCCTTCAATAGGCGCGCTGCTATCCTACTACCCATTGCTCCAAGGCCGATAAAGCCTATCTTCATAATTATCTCTGTAAGCAATCCTATTTTTATATGTAACTATGCTTCTATCCTTTACATTCCCTTTTCTCACTTTAACTCAACCATTTCATTCACATAGGTACATAGGTAAGGTGTTAATTTCATTCGCTTTATTGAGATTTATGTAATACATATCGCCACGTATGCTTATTATTTAAACTCCTCTTTGCTCCTCAATATCATTTCTTCACCATCATTACCTATAACCTATATAAGGAGTGAAAGACTTAGAAGAAAGGGGTCTTTCGATGCTAGAGATAGATGGTGGTGTAAAGAGTGGTAGTGGTACCATCTTACGCTTATCGATAGCCTTGGCTGCAATCCTCAACGAAGAGTTACACATATATAACATTCGTAAAAAGCGCAGCCCATCGGGATTAAGGCCACAACATCTGGAAGCGGTCCTTACGGCTGCTAAACTCTGCAATGCAGAGGTTAAAGGTGCTTATGTGGGCTCGGAGGAGATACGGTTCAAACCCAATGAAATATCGGGTGGTGACGTGAGTGCTGAAATTGGTACAGCTGGTAGTATACCTATGCTGATCATGACTGTATTGCCGATATGTGCTTATGCAAAGAAAGATGTGAATCTTCGTATAAGTAAAGGTGGTACAGATGTTAAGAGAGCGCCGACGATCAACTATCTCCGATATGTGCTTCTACCGACACTTGAAAAGATGGGGCTGAAGACATCTTTAACGATCCACGCATTCGGTTATTATCCCATCGGTATGGGTGATGTGTCCATTAAAGTCCAACCATGTAAAGGATTGAAACCGTTGAAGATTGAGGAATTCGGAGAATTACAGATGATTCGTGGCCTATCTGTTTGCACATT
This genomic window contains:
- the rtcA gene encoding RNA 3'-terminal phosphate cyclase yields the protein MLEIDGGVKSGSGTILRLSIALAAILNEELHIYNIRKKRSPSGLRPQHLEAVLTAAKLCNAEVKGAYVGSEEIRFKPNEISGGDVSAEIGTAGSIPMLIMTVLPICAYAKKDVNLRISKGGTDVKRAPTINYLRYVLLPTLEKMGLKTSLTIHAFGYYPIGMGDVSIKVQPCKGLKPLKIEEFGELQMIRGLSVCTFLRERKVAERQANAAKDYLESHGYKAEIDILYDTSNPLQKGSSLVLWANTSKGALLGSDAIGELRKPSEAVGHEAAEELVKELEIKATVDTHLADMLIPYIGLADGESIYLTRSITEHLDTNIWLTERILNVKFHIEKVNGLYRIRKV